The Cervus elaphus chromosome 21, mCerEla1.1, whole genome shotgun sequence genome window below encodes:
- the NTAQ1 gene encoding protein N-terminal glutamine amidohydrolase, protein MEGDAPVAAAAHYQPASPPRDACVYNSCYCEENIWKLCEYIKNHDQYPLEECYAVFISNERKMIPIWKQQARPGDGPVIWDYHVVLLHVSSGGQSFIYDLDTVLPFPCPFDTYVEDAFKSDEDIHPQFRRKFRVIRADSYLKNFASDRSHMKDSSGNWREPPPSYPCIETGDSKMNLNDFISMDPEVGWGAVYSLSEFVHRFSSQNY, encoded by the exons ATGGAAGGGGACGCCCCCGTCGCCGCAGCCGCCCACTACCAGCCGGCCAGCCCCCCGCGGGACGCCTGTGTCTACAACAGCTGCTACTG tgaagaaaatatttggaagcTCTGTGAATACATCAAAAACCATGACCAGTATCCTTTAGAAGAGTGTTACGCTGTCTTCATATCTAATGAGAGGAAGATG ATACCTATCTGGAAGCAGCAGGCAAGACCCGGAGATGGACCTGTCATCTGG GATTACCATGTTGTCTTGCTTCATGTTTCAAGCGGAGGACAGAGCTTCATATATGACCTTGACACTGTCCTGCCATTCCCCTGCCCCTTTGACACATACGTGGAAGATGCCTTTAAGTCTGACGAGGACATCCATCCACAGTTCAGAAG GAAATTTAGAGTGATCCGTGCAGACTCGTATCTGAAGAACTTTGCTTCTGACCGATCTCACATGAAAGACTCCAGTGGGAACTGGAGAGAGCCTCCCCCGTCGTATCCCTGCATCGAGACTGGAG attccaagATGAACCTGAATGATTTTATCAGCATGGATCCTGAGGTCGGATGGGGAGCCGTCTACTCGCTGTCTGAGTTTGTACATCGGTTTAGCAGCCAGAACTACTGA